The following is a genomic window from Sphingobacterium spiritivorum.
TTGATGTGCGGATTGAGCATATTGGTAGTACTTCAGTCAAAAATCTGTCTGCAAAGCCCATTATTGATATTATGATTGGAGTAAAAGACTCTGAAGATCTGGATAAGATTCCTGATCTTCTGATGGCTGAGGATTACATTTATTACGAAAATTATAATGCGGATATGCCGTACAGAAGATTTTTTGTACGACTTCATCAGACTCCCGGCAGTCTGGGGCTACCTGTACATATTACATCTCTAGCGGATGTTCCTGAAGAATTGCACAACCATGCATGGCGCATAGCTCATGTTCATGTATTACCTCTGGCATCGGAACACTGGACCCGGCATATCGCATTCCGGGATTATTTGCGTAATCACACAGCTGTCAGAGAAGAATATCAGCAACTCAAAGAAAAATTAAGCAAACAGGAGTGGGTAGATGGTAATGATTACAATGCTGCCAAAGACTCTTTCCTGAAAAGAGAAGAACAGAAAGCTATACAATGGTATAATGATCTTTAGATCGACAAAAGGTGTAGGATGAAATATAAAATCAGTTCGCCCGATCTGTA
Proteins encoded in this region:
- a CDS encoding GrpB family protein — encoded protein: MKVTFEKYNPLWTAYFASLETELKTYLSDFDVRIEHIGSTSVKNLSAKPIIDIMIGVKDSEDLDKIPDLLMAEDYIYYENYNADMPYRRFFVRLHQTPGSLGLPVHITSLADVPEELHNHAWRIAHVHVLPLASEHWTRHIAFRDYLRNHTAVREEYQQLKEKLSKQEWVDGNDYNAAKDSFLKREEQKAIQWYNDL